The Rhododendron vialii isolate Sample 1 chromosome 3a, ASM3025357v1 nucleotide sequence CTTTAGGTTTTTTTCCGATAAGTATACATATTTTACGTGCCAAAGGAATGAAAACTGTGTTTAGATTTGCTAAATCTGAGAAAGCCACGTATAGTTGGCGGATAAATCtgataaatagataaaatatagAAACTGTGTTCAGATTTAAAGCATGGTTTGTGGCATTGGTTGTTCTAGGAAATGAAGAGATCTGGAAGGCTTTGGTTGTCAAGTCTTCTCCTCTACGTCTGTCAATAAATTTGAATATTTGTTGATAATATCCTTGCTAAAAAGGCCGTCTAATTTAAGGTTCGAAGGAAAATTTTCCTATATATGAAGATGGAAGTGATTGATCTGTagtatgattttgttgtttcaatCGAGCCAAGTTATTAGTCTACTGAAGTAAATCTGCAGTGTATGTATTGgacaattcaacaaaaaaggtCTTACTTAAATGTCTTGGGCAattcaacaattttttcacAATGCAGAATGGTCTTATCGGGTAGAGTTTTCTGTTAAACGATGTTTGAGGCAGTCATCGAATATGACCTCTCTCCTAACCtcggaaaaaaatgaagaagaagatgtggATGGACCACTTGCGATGGGCTCACCTTAGAGCATACACCTCCGCACactatcttttttttctctattagGAGGTTGAATGGCACCACATAGTCATTAGGACACTTTAGACGactcaaaatcatattttgacttGAATGCCATACTTGGGAAATGCAAATTTCTTCATCAGGATGTAACTAGAGAACACCAGACCATCAGCCTTGGTTTTTGTCTCAATTAGATTGGTTAATTGACGCACTATACAGAATTCCCTCTCCCCATTTTGAAGTGGACAATATTTTTGCCATCATGTATTGCTCCAGTAAACGAAAACTGAACACAACTAAAAAGTATAGAAATTTTACTTGATCCTCTCCATTTCTTGCCAAAAAAGGAGCTATCAGTTGTTGTACGATTTGTAGATATGAGTTGCCCTAACTCAAAATAGTTgtttttttatctcattttgttcattttgaacCATGATTCGAACCACTGTTCTGGAATAAGAAAAGCCAACTAATGCCTCATCTTGTCTGATTTGTTCACTTGGGAAACAATTAACAGTTTGTCCTCAATTATTGTTTGATTCTTGATATCTTATGTACCTTTTTGTGCTTCCTGCTTAATAAAAGCTGAATCAGCTAAAGTTCATTCTTTATTTGAACtctttagaattttttgaaagagtGTGAGTGCTTTGAACTTTCCAACTTATATGAGATTGAATATTATTTTCCACGCCTCTATTCAATTTCTAATTTCTGAGGACTAAAACTTTGAAGTCTGTATGGAGGCttataaattttgattatcaagTTTGTCCCACCTGCAATCCAAGAACCATACATAAACGGACACCCCTATTCCATTCTATGGAGAAGCATATTTTGTCTAAGCATGATAAGTTGATAACATTTATTATGTCCTGGTGTGAATTGCTAACATGAACTGGGTTTGCTTGTTGTAACTTGTAACCCCTATTAGTGAGTGGTTCTTAATTTTGTCTTGGTCGTCAAATCTACTTTTCATCGGGCAAGCTACATTACACTATAGTCAAACCTTTTGGAAATTATTTCTCTCTGCCTTTTGTCTTGTACTGAATTTGCCTAAAACATGTTGTTTATTTGAGGGAATAGGTCCCTTTTTTTGCGTTGTAATTAAGCACTACTTGAAAGGTGTTAGGGCAACGATGATGATCCATGTGATACGTTGAGGGGTACAGGGCACTTTTTGTGGAATGTTTTAGGGCAACAATGATGATGCAATGTTAATAGCTTGATATTGTATTAGTTCGTACTCATATTGACAACAATGAAGACCTTTTTTGTGCTATATTCTGGGCCAGAATCATCTCTGTTTTCTGTGTTGTTTGATTGGGCAATGATGCAATGATAATTGCAATGTATTAGTTGGTATTGCTTTTGCCAATTTTGACGGCCTTAATGGCAACTTAATTGCAAATGGTAGTGCTGCTTTGAATATGATACAATTATCTGAGCCCAACACTTGATAACTTGTGCACCTTCCTCATTGTTTTGACTGTATCTGGACAGTTTTGTAACGCGGACAGTTTTGGTGCAGTTTTTTTTGGACACCATTATTTCTGCTTTCTGGCAGTCCCATTTTTTGGGTATTACTGGTCACTGGACAGTGCAGGTTGCTGGGGTGATTTATCTGGACTGTGCaggtatgtgtgtgtgtgtgtgtgcaaatttGGCTGGTTTACGGGCTGTTCTGAGTATGTTTATTGCTGGTTTACGGGCTGTTTTTTGGCTGCTTTGTGGGCTGTTTTTGTGGCTGCTTTCTGGACTATTTGTCTACAGGTTTGCTGGCTGTTATCTACCCTATTTTGTGGGCTATTTTTTGTGCAGTTAGGCTGGTTAACGGGCAGTTTTTGGGTTGTTTTGCTTGCTAATTTCTGGGCAGTATTTTTGGATGGTTAGTGGACTGTTTTTCTGCAGGTCTGTGGACTCATTTTTTATTGCTAGTTTACAAGCTATTTTTTGGCCGGCTTTGTTGGCTGCATTTTTTATGGTTTACGGGTTGTGTTGAGAATGTTTTATTGGTGGTTTACGGGCTGTTTTTTTATAAGGGTTTATGAGCTGCTTTATTGCTAGTTTACGGGCTGTTTTGAGCATGTTTTATTGCTGGTTCATAGGAAGTGTTTTGGTCGGTTTGTTGGCTGTTTTTTGGCTGCTCTCTTGGCTGTCTTTCTGCAGGTTTGTGGGCTGTTTTTTTGGCCGATTTGCTGATTTTTGTGGACTGTTTTGGTGCAATTTGTTTGGCTGAGTCTTATGACAAGTTTTGCAAGGTTTGCATGCTCGTTTTAGGGGTTATTGTTATGCCAAGTTTGGAAAAGTTTGTGGCTGATTTTTGCCCAGGTTTTGGCTTTTCTTGGGGCTGTTTTTTTGCTCTAGAGGAGCCAAAGTTTTTCCCCTCTTTGTTGGCCACTGTGTTGTTTCTTGGATTGTTTTATTGGGCAATGATGCAATGTTTACTAGTAGAGCCTGTTTAGATGGGAATTATTACGGCCTTTGCCAATTATTACGGTCTTTGAGCAATGTATTAGTTGGTATTGCCTTTGCTAATTAATGGCAACTTAGTTGCAAATGGTAGTGCTACTTTGATTATGTTTGAATTGTCTGAGCCCAAGTCTTTTTGTGTTTCTGGCTTGTTTTGTGGCTGCTACTGCTGCTGTTTTCTCCACTTGTTGTTCTGCTTTCTGTCCAGTTTTGTTGGTGTTTGTTGCTGTTGTTTCCTCCACTTGCTGTTTATCTGCTTGGTGTTTTGCTGATTGCTATAACAGCACCCCAGTTCTGTAGTTTACTCTGTGTTCTGGTTGCTACTCAATGGTCTACCTCATGCACTATTTTTATGACATTTTTTGGCATGTTATCTACCTATACTTATATAAGTTTTATGGCGGTCATGTTTTAATTTTGGGCTGAAATTTTATATGTTCCATAGGCTATGATGATATGACAGACAAATTTAAAGGCGAGGCACTTGTCTTGGCAGGATAATTTATGAGGGTCAATGGTTTAATCACCAATTGGCAACATAAATTGTAGCTAAGTGGTGCATTATGTGCCGGTGGGAAAAAAATCTGAGcctacttataaaaaaaattatactattcATTATGTTATTAATGttataatcattttttttctcgtaGATTGTACAATGTCGAAAGACAATAAACAATACTATTGGGTGGTTTTCGTTGGCCGTCGTCCGGGAATTTATACAAGTTGGGAGACCGCGGGACTGCAGGTTAATGGATACCCGGGAAACTTGTTCAAAAGATACACAACGTTCGACGAAGCCGAAGGAGCATTGTTACAGTTCCATGAGGAAAGATACCGACTCCTTCAAATGCAGTCGGTTCGAACTGAACAACAATCAAGACACAATGGTTCCACATCCGAAAGTGCTTTGGAAGTTCAACATCGAACTAGTGTAACCACAAAATTCGTTATCGTTTTTTTCTTAGGTTTCTTATGTTGTATAATCTTCGCACATCTATTCGATTCTGATTGAACTTGTACGTTTTTTTCAAACATTATGGAAATTAAGATTGTAATATGAACACAAAGTAATCATCtcaattaaatttaaatatttagttGAGGTACATTACGAAGGGTACAAATTTATTATCCAACATCAAACTCATGTTTCCAACTTCTCCGCATCAGTACTCACGTCCAAAGCAATGGCACCATCGATTATAATTCGGAAATTGCATTTCCCTCATCTGCCTATCTCGTCGATTGACCTACACAAATAGTAGCAAAATTGTTTACAAATTACCGTAAACATGAGTTTATATAAATTGCAAGAATATTGATTACTTACTTTGACATATTGATTCCAAATTGCATCTTCTACCAATAGTCTATTTTCAGCTGCATTCCAACCAAACCCGGGAATTTGAAGCATGTGTTGTAATTGAAAACAAGTTTGTTTCCAATTCTTAATCTTTGCCTCAATATGATTTTTGGCAATACCACCTTGGGGGAAGGAAGATCTCATTTGATTTTCCAAGACTCCCAAGTACGAGGGACGAAACTCGTGCTCAGCTTGCCAAACACCTTGATTTACAAGAGTCGTAAGTTTTTCTAGTAACGACTCTTCCTCCTCATCGCTCCAAGCTCGGCGTGCGGCGCGTGCCATTGTGAGGCAAATTCCGAAAATAGTTCGAATTTACTTTTAATGAACAAGAGATATGAAATGGCATGAAGAAAATGGTACAAATGTGTGccttttatagaaaaaatttaccAAATAAATTTGGTGAACATGTGATTTCAATTACCACACACCCAACAAATTTGTTGACCATGTGCTTTCAACAACCCAACTAATTTTAACAAGGAAACAATTTTTTGGTATATTTTggtttttacaattttttcgaaaattcattatTCTATTACAAAAACATTTTAAACATTTAACCgatttatatttttcatttttttataataataaaaaatgaaatctgTTTTTCTATATAATGTCataataattgaaatattttacaaatattatatCATTTAATccgttttttttaaacaaaaaacaaaattaatgtggtttaaacattttcaagataacttaatttaattttatccagtttttttttttaaaaaaaattattatttttaaatttaaattaaccTATATTACCCATTAAATTAAAAGTATGGGGGCAATAAAGTCATTTCACATCTTATCCCATCATATCCACTTTCCAAATCTCCCTTCTCAAAAAAccatccaaacacctcattatAAATCCACCCTTCTTAAGAGGTGGGGTCACCCTTCTTAACATATCACTCCTCATTATATATCCACCTTCAAATCCTCcctcattacaaatccacccaaaacaaatcctccatccaaacgggccgttaTATCCTAATCTTAACCCGGCTCTGAACTTGTCTTCTAATGAcgaaatttaattaatttaattaaactaCTCTTGAAACTTTGCTccaaactctcttttttttatttcattcgTTAAACATAATTTATTCTATTCTTGGAAAGGGGATGAATGTTTATGGGAATTAAACCATGCTCATGTGCATCAGAGTATAAGGAATGCACCAACTGCACCTTCTATAGTTTTCGCCAACATTACAACTTGGCTTTATATATTGATTTGAACTTCCCGATGTTTCTTTCTCGACACTTAATATATAATTTATGTTCCTCAACACTCCCCGATGtttcttgaacttaacttaaatcagtgaattttgttcttatttgaatttttctgcatttgttaattttgcgccaaacttatgtggattattgattcgtctcgacgagaggatcaaaaaagtaatttttttttacttttacccaaatattttgagaaataactactttttagcacaaaaaaaaattacttttccgattcctctcgtcgagacaaatcaataactcacaaaaagtttggcgcaaaaccaaaaaatgcaaaaaaaattcaaataaggacaactttcaaatttaaattaagtttaggaGAACGCAGTATAATTTATGTTCTTCATATGATAATagtatacttattttaattaattaccCGCATACTTGGCGGTTCTGTTGGGCCTTTTAGTGGGCCCTTGCTTGATCAACTCAATTGTGATGATTAAAATTGATTGATCGAGAAGATTAACCATGTTAAAATTCTGATCAGAGAGAATCGTGATCCTAATAGAATTTGAATTATTACAAGACGGCCTAACTCTGCATATGTCGACAGGGCGGCAAGGGCTTCATGCTGCCtagtttttttagaaaaaaaagggCATTTCATATGGTAAAGCAtccttagagcatcttcaatcctTGACTTTAAATTagggatgtcaatttttttttaaaggctgatgtggcattttggcttctccaatttgacatcaaagccttTTTTTCCAATccttatgccaaattctatttatttaacATCAAGTTATCCCTCTCCAACCTTTAATGCCAAAATCCAAACAGTCATTTTCGAAATTTGGCAGGCAAGAGGTAGGTAGTCAAAGTTGGCATGCTTCCTCCCCCTTCATCCATGTCAAATGCCACGTAGGATTTGGCCTAATAGAATGCATCTGGATTGGAAGGTGAATTGATGCCAAAAGTTACCGTTGCGCTGTCCATGTCATGTTTGACATCTCTCATTGGAAATGCTCTTATTAAATTCTGAGGGATTTGGCCAAATGGGAATAAGAAAGCAATAAGTAATTGTACTAAGATTTTGTATGTTCGAATCTCACAGGAGCCAAACGTTTGAAAGGTTGGGGCCACTAAAAGTTTTGCCCGCTCGTGAACTTCTGCGCTCCGAAATTTGTCGAGATACACGCAAGTTGGCTCGGACATCTAGTTAATCCTTTGTACGTAAAATCTTTATCCAAAATTTACAAAGCATGTGAGGTGTATGGTGTGCATCCAAACTTGCTTGATGTTGGTCACGTCTTTAATGAATTTTAGTCAATGAAAGTGATTTATGGGCACTTTCTAGGGTTGTAATATTgctaatgctgtgtttggatggattttttagaatttttgagtttggtttttggggtaataagtagagagagaaattaaggtAATGAGTGGAGGCCGATCAAAAAAgcggggaggggggggggggggggaatgagtggagagagaaacgagaataatgattggagataaatgttataaatgaagagagaaatgagagtaatagaattgaaaatatgagtaatgaatttttttttccagaaagcAAACTGAACAAAGCATAAATCATTTAAGATATGAGTTGTTAAAGATGTTTCTTTtacgctagtgattaacttatgcagaataattttttggttatatttattcaactttttttgcatttgttagttttacgccaaaatTTTATAGGATATGGGTGAGTAAagacgagaggaattggaaaagtaaaaagttttaatttttacacaaatattttgagaaatatccaaagaaaagctcaaaatgcccatttttttaatttttacttgaatatttctcaaaatacttgtttaaaagtcacaatttttttcttttctgattcctctcgtccttactcacccatatcacataaaaatttggtgtaaaactaacaaacgcaaaaaaaaaaaattaaataagaactaAACCAGAAAATTATGATTCATAAGTTAATCAGTAGCGtgttaaataataataataataaccgAGTAGATCAACGGATTGTAACTCTAAGGATAATTTCTTTCCTATTTAAGTAGCTATTGAAGAATTTGCATTAATAGCATACTCCTGTTTCAACTAAAATATTTTGCACTACAGCTTATTGATTTTGGTAAAACTGTTTATactaaactaaattttttgtcaaaagttaaGCTGTTTTTTCTAAACTAAAACATCCAATAGGACCAACATATTTTCTTCTACTAATCCAACACATTTTCGACAACTTATAATTTAGTGGAAATAACTTGACGTTTATAGACTATAAAAAGTAGTCCGTAACTTAACACTAAGTGGAAACCCCTTATTGTGCATAAATTAATAACTCCTAAAATAAAGCCTTCTTACTTTAAAAATAGCTCATTGAATGGTGTTCCTATTTAATAAAACTTTCTCGAACAAAGTAAAAAGATGGAATAAGCATAAACGTTTAAAGGATTATCTCTGCCaatataaaattgaaaaaaccaTAGGTTCATAAGtttcaggggtttttttttcaattgagaAAAAGATCATTTTATATCAGATATAAGGTATAGAATACAAATTTAAaaggacactacatcaattgcgAGAGTC carries:
- the LOC131320493 gene encoding uncharacterized protein LOC131320493 → MARAARRAWSDEEEESLLEKLTTLVNQGVWQAEHEFRPSYLGVLENQMRSSFPQGGIAKNHIEAKIKNWKQTCFQLQHMLQIPGFGWNAAENRLLVEDAIWNQYVKVNRRDRQMREMQFPNYNRWCHCFGREY